The following coding sequences are from one Enterococcus sp. 4G2_DIV0659 window:
- a CDS encoding RicAFT regulatory complex protein RicA family protein, protein MEPSITDKRINEELTKLLALIGEDDLIKRYKELEKKVQNNEKLTELVEQIKAAQKDAVQFAHYDKPEAEKAAIQRADELTKEFDEHPLVVAYREQLIEANDLLQHVTDMIQYRINEELEKEG, encoded by the coding sequence ATGGAGCCATCCATTACAGATAAAAGAATCAACGAAGAATTAACGAAATTATTAGCCTTAATCGGTGAAGATGATTTGATCAAGCGCTACAAAGAATTAGAAAAAAAAGTTCAAAATAATGAGAAACTCACCGAGCTAGTCGAACAAATCAAAGCTGCTCAAAAAGATGCTGTTCAATTTGCTCATTATGATAAACCAGAAGCTGAAAAAGCTGCTATCCAGCGCGCGGATGAACTGACGAAAGAATTTGATGAACATCCTTTAGTTGTAGCATACAGGGAGCAATTGATAGAAGCCAATGACCTTTTACAACACGTCACCGACATGATCCAATACAGAATTAATGAAGAATTAGAGAAGGAAGGGTAA
- a CDS encoding response regulator transcription factor, whose translation MIKLIIAEDQGLLSSALATILGLEDDLDVVGIAKNGVEALELIEKHQPDICLTDIEMPLKSGLDLAEELKGKTQKVIILTTFAREGYFERAVKAGVSGYLLKDTPTDELIENIRAVMQGKKFYSPELVTGLFSQQENPLTVREQEVLLAVGEGLSSKEIAEKLFLTSGTVRNYMSEILNKLDAKNRIEAVSIAKEKGWI comes from the coding sequence ATGATTAAGTTAATTATCGCAGAAGACCAAGGATTATTGTCTTCTGCTTTAGCGACGATTTTAGGGTTGGAAGATGATTTAGACGTTGTAGGAATTGCGAAAAATGGCGTGGAAGCACTGGAATTAATCGAAAAACATCAGCCGGATATTTGTTTGACAGATATTGAAATGCCATTAAAATCAGGTTTAGATTTAGCAGAAGAATTGAAAGGTAAGACGCAAAAAGTAATTATTTTAACCACGTTTGCTAGAGAAGGCTATTTTGAACGTGCCGTTAAAGCAGGTGTATCCGGCTATCTTTTAAAAGATACGCCCACAGACGAGCTGATTGAAAATATTCGAGCGGTTATGCAAGGGAAAAAGTTTTATTCACCAGAGCTGGTGACCGGTTTATTTTCCCAACAAGAAAATCCGTTAACGGTGCGAGAACAAGAAGTCTTGTTGGCTGTTGGAGAAGGACTGTCGTCTAAAGAGATTGCAGAGAAATTATTCTTGACTAGCGGAACCGTGCGCAACTATATGTCAGAGATTTTAAATAAGTTAGACGCGAAAAATCGGATTGAAGCGGTCAGTATTGCTAAGGAAAAAGGTTGGATATAA
- a CDS encoding sensor histidine kinase, whose protein sequence is MIGKFRLYPKEDGFVSFIWLIFILIPIIAMFPYDNFDKQLALALLGIFVITYRNCLFNGKWLPLWMGLMYGISLFYAMYFGYIYLFIYPAWMIGFIPMKKKVFKYYYSALVCMLTPVPFSLSRLPEYMAQELKITIFVYAFFICAAPFAGRSIRRQAELRKQMYQSTQRMEYVIKQEERYRIARDLHDTLGQSLSIMTIKAELAGKLLDKNPEKAKNEIAEVAETSRGTLQTVREIVSSMRHVLIVEEMITIEKSLRAAKIILSTEGEELTGEIATDIQNTLSYCLRECVTNVIRHSKASHCKIIIEKAPTHYTLTVEDDGNGMSGSVHGNGLTGLKERIESIGGQLEFTQKNGTKVIFTVPVDKKEETIND, encoded by the coding sequence ATGATTGGGAAGTTTAGGTTGTATCCGAAAGAGGATGGATTTGTTTCATTTATATGGTTAATTTTTATTTTGATTCCGATTATTGCGATGTTTCCGTATGATAATTTTGATAAGCAGCTAGCTTTAGCCTTGTTGGGAATTTTTGTTATAACCTATCGAAATTGTTTGTTTAATGGGAAATGGTTGCCGCTTTGGATGGGTCTGATGTATGGAATATCGCTGTTTTATGCCATGTATTTTGGTTATATTTATTTGTTTATCTATCCGGCTTGGATGATTGGTTTTATACCGATGAAAAAGAAAGTCTTTAAGTATTACTATAGTGCATTAGTATGCATGCTGACACCTGTACCGTTTAGTTTAAGTCGCTTACCGGAATATATGGCACAAGAGTTGAAAATCACGATTTTTGTGTATGCATTTTTTATTTGTGCGGCGCCTTTTGCTGGTCGATCAATTCGTAGACAAGCAGAATTACGTAAGCAAATGTATCAGTCAACCCAACGGATGGAATATGTAATCAAACAAGAAGAACGTTATCGAATTGCACGCGATTTGCATGATACATTGGGGCAGTCATTATCTATTATGACGATCAAAGCAGAATTAGCTGGAAAATTACTCGATAAAAATCCTGAGAAAGCTAAAAATGAAATAGCAGAAGTGGCAGAAACTTCAAGAGGGACCTTACAAACGGTGCGAGAAATTGTATCAAGTATGCGCCATGTATTGATCGTTGAAGAAATGATCACGATTGAAAAAAGTTTACGAGCTGCCAAAATCATCTTATCTACAGAAGGGGAAGAATTAACGGGAGAAATTGCTACGGATATCCAAAATACATTGAGTTATTGTTTACGTGAATGCGTCACGAATGTTATTCGTCATAGTAAAGCGAGTCATTGTAAGATTATCATAGAAAAAGCTCCAACTCATTATACTCTAACGGTCGAAGATGATGGCAACGGAATGAGTGGTTCTGTACACGGAAATGGGTTAACTGGACTGAAGGAACGGATCGAAAGCATTGGTGGACAACTAGAATTTACTCAGAAAAATGGAACGAAGGTTATATTCACAGTGCCTGTGGATAAAAAAGAGGAGACGATCAATGATTAA
- a CDS encoding MucBP domain-containing protein translates to MKKYMFSLFVLFFCLLHTIGSTDTAFADTVSPPTGYPLGVSTKTNLTAGGTLYFNTDQLQEKQLVGQFLAKNVTSNGSSGLSKGGFQNYQNSLRQWDLDQIDPAVVSETITGNDIIQWYANATSFKYINGETLHYYISNPPTDQQLKTALQYYPGLQENFNKRLYNDSLTTFPTFVDNGISNFSQVTDNIRSVSDYYAGLIDTDQAVIYNSAVQSAEVNTEKKVVNPNDWGGQSSIQINVALKKGVTNQAVAIVDIDGRIDHFKNAQDISINYTNYDPDTMLPPYLFINYKHFPSFNFSGSTFFHATAYPSLPGNEEYKFEGNEGIFFEGKYAKNAIPLIKSDSHTISDELKDKTYKIASHLVHNFNDEDQEIQFRSNASLFIGTVMAPRASVRLDDTQGRVLGSIVSGQDIYTNMPISVEESTVMFDYDDFPGLGDIIGGEELEAPVKVGEHFSYNGSEKRQLYSISQKVPAYSQRFPIQTLKITDQLANSLAIAAEDVRIKNESGADASNRFTVNESGENELTIEAKAESLADESFYGQTYTVDLIGSLNVSQEELTGSKENQLRIPNTAIVTENDENKASNEALLTVDFIQAKSVIVNYLNEDGQEIAPTEMLEGKINMPYQAKAKDVPGYTLIALPENETGIFSNEEQTVTYHYQGHLTFSDVPTQISFGTHALSAKDEEYNVESKDKDIVVKDTRMLGSNWQLRATLNKPLTGNKTQHVLPEALFYMKEGTPIVLQTGSSTIIQSATTTTHDDYNVSQQWSTSDDGLKVSVKSGEALADQYSGEIRWELYDVVSND, encoded by the coding sequence ATGAAAAAATATATGTTTAGTTTATTCGTTTTGTTTTTCTGTCTTTTACATACTATTGGTTCAACAGATACTGCTTTTGCGGACACGGTTTCTCCTCCTACTGGATATCCGCTAGGTGTTTCAACAAAAACGAATTTAACCGCGGGAGGAACACTTTATTTTAATACCGATCAGTTGCAGGAAAAACAACTTGTAGGTCAGTTTCTTGCAAAAAATGTCACATCGAATGGTTCGTCAGGATTATCAAAAGGCGGATTTCAAAATTATCAAAATTCCTTGCGTCAGTGGGACTTAGATCAAATTGATCCAGCTGTTGTTTCTGAGACAATTACTGGTAACGACATCATTCAGTGGTATGCAAACGCGACAAGTTTTAAATACATTAATGGCGAGACACTACATTACTATATAAGTAATCCGCCAACCGACCAACAACTAAAGACAGCGTTACAATATTATCCAGGATTGCAGGAAAATTTCAATAAAAGACTCTACAACGATTCGCTTACCACGTTCCCAACATTTGTAGATAATGGAATTTCAAATTTTTCACAAGTGACGGATAATATACGGTCTGTTAGTGACTACTACGCAGGATTGATTGATACAGATCAAGCCGTGATATATAATTCCGCCGTTCAATCTGCAGAAGTAAATACAGAGAAGAAAGTTGTAAACCCTAATGATTGGGGTGGACAATCATCCATTCAAATCAATGTAGCTTTGAAAAAGGGCGTGACGAATCAAGCAGTTGCGATTGTTGATATAGATGGTCGCATTGATCATTTTAAAAACGCGCAAGACATCTCAATCAATTATACCAACTATGATCCGGATACGATGTTGCCGCCGTATTTGTTCATTAATTATAAACATTTTCCTTCTTTTAATTTCAGTGGTAGTACATTTTTTCATGCGACAGCTTATCCTAGTTTGCCTGGAAATGAAGAATACAAATTCGAAGGGAACGAGGGGATTTTTTTTGAAGGGAAGTATGCCAAAAACGCCATACCATTAATCAAATCCGATAGTCACACAATATCAGATGAATTAAAGGATAAAACATATAAAATTGCATCACATTTGGTTCATAACTTTAATGACGAAGATCAAGAAATTCAATTTAGAAGTAATGCGTCATTATTTATCGGAACAGTTATGGCGCCAAGAGCTTCTGTAAGGTTAGATGATACTCAAGGTCGTGTATTAGGAAGTATCGTTTCAGGGCAAGATATTTATACGAATATGCCGATTAGTGTAGAAGAAAGTACAGTAATGTTTGATTATGATGATTTTCCAGGTCTAGGGGATATTATTGGCGGAGAAGAACTTGAAGCCCCCGTTAAAGTTGGTGAACATTTTAGCTATAATGGATCTGAAAAAAGACAATTGTATAGTATTTCTCAAAAAGTTCCCGCTTATTCACAACGATTTCCAATTCAAACATTGAAAATTACTGATCAGTTAGCAAACTCATTAGCGATTGCTGCAGAAGATGTGCGTATCAAAAATGAGTCAGGCGCAGATGCTTCAAATCGTTTTACCGTCAATGAAAGTGGCGAAAATGAATTGACGATTGAAGCCAAAGCAGAAAGTTTAGCAGATGAATCTTTTTATGGGCAAACATACACAGTTGATCTGATTGGCAGTTTAAATGTGAGTCAAGAAGAACTTACAGGTTCAAAAGAGAACCAACTAAGGATTCCTAATACTGCTATTGTTACTGAAAATGATGAAAATAAAGCGAGTAATGAAGCTTTACTAACCGTCGATTTTATTCAAGCGAAATCTGTTATCGTAAACTATTTAAATGAAGATGGCCAAGAGATAGCGCCGACAGAAATGTTGGAAGGAAAAATCAATATGCCCTATCAAGCGAAAGCAAAAGATGTTCCTGGGTACACATTGATAGCCCTTCCTGAAAATGAAACGGGTATTTTTTCAAATGAAGAACAAACCGTAACATATCATTATCAAGGGCATCTAACGTTTTCCGATGTACCTACACAAATTAGTTTTGGTACACATGCGTTATCTGCAAAGGACGAAGAATATAACGTTGAATCCAAAGACAAAGATATTGTCGTAAAGGATACAAGAATGTTAGGGTCAAATTGGCAATTGAGAGCAACGTTGAATAAGCCGTTAACGGGAAATAAGACACAGCACGTACTACCAGAAGCATTGTTTTATATGAAAGAAGGCACACCCATTGTGTTACAGACAGGTTCCTCAACGATTATTCAATCAGCAACCACCACAACTCATGATGACTACAACGTAAGCCAACAATGGTCAACATCTGATGATGGATTAAAGGTAAGTGTGAAATCAGGAGAGGCACTTGCTGATCAATACTCTGGAGAGATTCGTTGGGAATTGTATGATGTTGTCTCCAACGACTGA
- a CDS encoding ABC transporter ATP-binding protein — protein MIRINNLTKTINKKTILKQVSLTINKGEIIALVGPNGAGKTTLINCLTGLIRPTSGEITLFGQQPTNKKNKAKMGVMLQESTTLENVKVNELFSLFRSFYTNPLSLEELLELTGLQEHQHTYTAKLSGGQKRRLTFGLSIIGNPDLLFLDEPTTGMDVKSRKIFWDKINTLKEQGKTIILTTHYLEEIEKVASRILLMKQGEIVHDGTLKSIQSEMLQNKLSFQLLDNTPDEKLAELLYVTALEKEVDRVTLYTGNSDETLFDLLAEKIKFANLLIVPGNLEMVFNTLVEEENK, from the coding sequence ATGATCAGAATAAATAATCTAACGAAAACCATAAATAAAAAAACGATTTTAAAACAAGTTTCATTGACCATAAATAAAGGCGAAATCATAGCTTTAGTTGGTCCCAATGGTGCTGGGAAAACCACACTTATCAACTGTTTAACAGGATTGATTAGACCAACAAGCGGCGAAATTACTCTTTTTGGACAACAGCCAACGAATAAAAAAAATAAAGCTAAAATGGGTGTTATGCTGCAGGAAAGTACGACACTAGAAAATGTGAAAGTCAACGAGTTGTTTTCCTTATTTCGTAGTTTTTACACAAACCCACTGTCACTCGAAGAATTGTTGGAGTTAACAGGTCTGCAAGAACATCAACATACCTACACAGCCAAATTATCAGGTGGGCAAAAACGTCGATTGACATTTGGCTTATCTATTATCGGAAATCCTGATCTACTATTTTTAGATGAACCTACAACAGGTATGGATGTGAAAAGTCGAAAAATTTTCTGGGATAAAATTAATACATTGAAAGAACAAGGAAAAACGATTATCCTAACTACTCATTATTTAGAAGAAATCGAAAAAGTAGCTAGTCGGATTCTACTAATGAAACAAGGGGAAATCGTTCATGATGGAACATTAAAGAGTATTCAATCTGAAATGTTGCAAAATAAGCTGAGTTTTCAATTATTAGATAACACACCAGACGAAAAACTAGCTGAATTATTATATGTAACAGCGCTTGAAAAAGAAGTAGACCGTGTGACACTTTATACCGGCAATAGTGATGAAACACTGTTTGATTTACTCGCAGAAAAGATTAAATTTGCCAATCTGTTGATCGTTCCAGGAAACTTGGAGATGGTCTTCAATACATTAGTTGAGGAGGAAAACAAATGA
- a CDS encoding ABC transporter permease: MNALIVQTKTDLNRSLFRSKPFIFFSLGMPVGFYLLFTKVFNMGVPEEYMDIFYKDSMIQMATYSVMISSLFSFSMTLIEDRKQGVKQFLRLSPMPESIYYASKILTQFLINSLLLIVIFLVGYFVNGVHMPFFTWIFCGLWILYGCLPIVALATIVSLAKDSNTASVLSNMILMPLAIISGLWWPIDLFPELVQKMSAGLPSFYAAQGAKQLADGQLPDGKGMLIIFVYFVGIMVLSIYLNSRKEEVKR; the protein is encoded by the coding sequence ATGAACGCATTAATTGTACAAACGAAAACGGATTTAAACCGCTCTTTATTTAGAAGCAAACCATTTATCTTTTTTTCTTTAGGAATGCCAGTCGGCTTTTACCTTTTATTTACCAAAGTATTTAATATGGGTGTTCCAGAAGAATACATGGACATATTTTATAAAGACAGTATGATTCAAATGGCAACGTACAGTGTGATGATTAGTTCATTGTTTTCTTTTTCTATGACCTTAATCGAAGACCGTAAACAAGGGGTGAAGCAGTTTTTACGTTTGTCACCTATGCCCGAAAGCATTTACTATGCTAGTAAGATTTTAACTCAATTTTTGATCAATAGTTTGCTATTAATCGTTATTTTTCTGGTGGGGTATTTCGTTAACGGTGTTCATATGCCATTTTTTACATGGATTTTCTGTGGTTTATGGATTTTATATGGCTGTTTGCCAATTGTCGCGTTAGCAACGATTGTAAGCCTTGCAAAAGATTCAAATACAGCAAGTGTGTTGAGCAATATGATCTTGATGCCTCTTGCGATTATAAGTGGCTTATGGTGGCCGATTGATCTGTTTCCAGAGCTCGTTCAAAAAATGTCAGCAGGGTTACCATCGTTTTATGCAGCGCAAGGTGCTAAACAATTAGCGGATGGGCAATTACCAGATGGAAAAGGAATGTTGATCATCTTCGTTTATTTTGTCGGAATTATGGTATTATCAATATATCTGAATAGCCGTAAAGAAGAAGTAAAACGTTAG
- a CDS encoding LPXTG cell wall anchor domain-containing protein, with translation MKNKKMKWVQVFLLCCYFLYLTEMKESHAEEKAKATVGFYEVDKKEQRPSKGLPKTGETGRNKELLISGISILFVIAGMISYRNFKNEERI, from the coding sequence ATGAAAAATAAAAAAATGAAATGGGTTCAAGTATTCTTGTTGTGTTGTTACTTTTTATATCTAACGGAAATGAAAGAAAGCCATGCAGAAGAAAAAGCCAAAGCAACAGTGGGATTTTATGAAGTGGATAAAAAAGAGCAGCGCCCAAGCAAAGGATTACCAAAAACTGGTGAAACAGGACGAAACAAAGAATTACTGATAAGTGGAATATCCATTCTGTTCGTTATAGCAGGAATGATATCATATAGAAATTTCAAGAATGAGGAGAGAATTTAA
- a CDS encoding DUF916 and DUF3324 domain-containing protein, with protein sequence MLKRTLKLLLPLIGFVFGCQVGTQNVWAQDAGYEVKAIPSTKQVDTTKTYFDLRLEPKESHTVNVRVTNQSDQERIVNTQVKTATTNTNGVIEYIKSEQNKSINLPYDMSKLVKTNTPEITLAPHESKEVVYEIKMPEKDFSGVLSGGIIFTSEENEKTEKSTADVAINNQFGYVIALVLHGNKPVDPDLELSTVSLGQVNNRNVVFANLANPESAYLNRLNLHATIKQKNKDKILYETKKNEQQMAPNSLFNYPISLQETEFKPGKYLLTIHAESKGKTWDFEKEFEIKGEEAKKLNDKAYIHKEKNNYWLYIILLLILLLLIILVIVYRKRQQKIKALEEQVEELKKNN encoded by the coding sequence ATGTTAAAACGAACACTTAAACTTTTGTTGCCGCTGATCGGCTTTGTATTTGGTTGTCAGGTAGGAACACAGAATGTTTGGGCGCAAGATGCTGGTTACGAAGTAAAAGCAATTCCTTCAACAAAACAAGTTGATACGACAAAAACATACTTTGATTTACGACTCGAACCAAAAGAAAGCCACACTGTAAACGTTCGAGTAACGAATCAGTCTGATCAAGAGCGGATCGTAAATACCCAAGTGAAAACAGCTACTACCAATACAAATGGGGTTATTGAATATATCAAAAGTGAGCAAAATAAATCCATCAACTTACCCTATGATATGAGTAAATTAGTAAAAACCAACACACCTGAAATCACATTAGCTCCTCACGAATCAAAAGAGGTGGTGTATGAGATAAAGATGCCCGAAAAAGATTTTTCAGGGGTTTTATCTGGCGGGATAATTTTTACCAGTGAAGAGAATGAAAAAACGGAAAAATCCACAGCAGATGTAGCAATTAACAATCAATTTGGCTATGTGATTGCATTAGTTCTTCACGGAAATAAACCTGTTGATCCAGATTTAGAATTATCAACAGTTAGCTTAGGACAAGTTAATAATAGAAATGTAGTATTTGCAAACTTAGCTAACCCAGAATCAGCGTATTTGAATCGATTGAATCTACACGCAACAATCAAACAGAAAAATAAGGACAAAATTCTCTACGAAACCAAAAAAAATGAGCAGCAAATGGCGCCAAATTCACTATTTAATTACCCGATTAGTCTACAAGAAACAGAATTTAAACCAGGAAAATATCTATTGACCATCCATGCAGAATCAAAAGGAAAAACTTGGGATTTTGAAAAAGAATTTGAAATCAAAGGTGAAGAGGCAAAAAAACTAAACGATAAAGCCTATATTCACAAAGAGAAGAATAACTACTGGCTTTATATAATCCTATTACTGATCCTATTGCTTTTGATTATTTTAGTGATTGTATACAGAAAAAGACAACAAAAAATCAAAGCACTGGAAGAACAAGTAGAAGAGTTAAAGAAAAATAATTGA
- a CDS encoding TIGR00282 family metallophosphoesterase, whose amino-acid sequence MRILFIGDVVGSLGRETISTYVPKLKKKYRPQVTIVNGENAAAGRGITGKIYKKFLQDGVDVVTLGNHSWDNKDIFEFIDDAKKMIRPANFPQGTPGQGMVFVKVNQLELAVINIQARVFMADIDDPFRKVDELIREARKRTPLIFVDFHGETTSEKQAMGWYLDGKVSAVVGTHTHVQTNDARILPAGTAYLSDVGMTGPYDGILGMKRGPIIEKFLTSLPRRFEVVDEGRSLLSACVIDIDDQTGQAKKIEPIQISDDRPFEE is encoded by the coding sequence TTGCGTATATTATTTATAGGTGATGTTGTCGGTTCGCTAGGTAGAGAGACTATCAGCACATATGTACCGAAATTAAAAAAAAAATACCGTCCCCAAGTAACAATCGTTAATGGAGAAAATGCGGCAGCAGGGCGCGGGATTACTGGGAAAATTTACAAAAAATTTCTCCAAGACGGCGTAGATGTAGTTACGTTAGGCAATCATAGCTGGGATAATAAAGATATCTTTGAATTTATCGATGATGCAAAAAAAATGATTCGACCAGCGAATTTTCCACAAGGAACACCAGGGCAAGGCATGGTGTTTGTCAAAGTCAATCAACTTGAGTTGGCAGTAATCAACATACAAGCCCGTGTATTTATGGCAGATATCGATGATCCGTTTCGCAAAGTTGACGAGTTGATTCGTGAAGCGCGTAAGCGGACGCCGCTTATTTTTGTTGACTTTCATGGAGAAACCACTAGTGAAAAGCAAGCAATGGGCTGGTACTTAGATGGAAAAGTCAGTGCAGTCGTGGGCACACATACCCATGTACAGACCAACGATGCTCGAATTTTACCAGCAGGAACAGCTTATTTAAGCGATGTTGGCATGACAGGACCATATGATGGGATTTTAGGAATGAAGCGCGGTCCTATTATTGAGAAGTTTTTAACCTCATTACCTAGACGATTTGAAGTGGTAGATGAAGGCCGTAGTCTATTGTCGGCGTGTGTCATTGACATTGATGATCAAACAGGGCAAGCAAAAAAAATCGAACCTATCCAAATTAGTGACGATCGTCCATTTGAAGAATAG
- a CDS encoding helix-turn-helix domain-containing protein — MRNSFMGKKERMKFELFKSVVFSKNGLSFNELMRKHDLTKSTLSRYIHDLSQEIEETFDEKVHLIQDSQTGTYQIQTNESYSVGYLVDYLHLFYVEESGIFFILDELLKNHYTSIEAMALDLHMSSSSVYKQLRMLKQMLTPFGGKISFDQLASPITGDEIGIRLFSFYSYWSVFKSTEYGNKNYPDTWWDIKAMEEYFDHTASLSESQRAKLRFIQLITFKRVLWQKNYIDISDEFMADIAYFDTKDLELLPLLKKFLPNELYRRERALLLYATRGLIYNLDSQETKRKIVQNYQKSSLQIAEYTTKLMKEVQEKFKLDYTADGYINFYFYLLILLIYIKHINIDISGYYKNGLSFHSMIDYDEANVAIFQDIAEIIQKQEFYTKINKKSLKGVKSILTLTIYSGIYLSKKAGNMSICVIFNNNLILADGIKKVILDVYNPDRIIFTNDVLSADLVISDSYEAVDPHTKHFYFDEQLNPEQWGKMIDVINQIFYKTIF; from the coding sequence ATGCGAAATTCTTTTATGGGGAAAAAAGAACGCATGAAGTTCGAGTTATTTAAATCGGTTGTTTTCTCAAAGAATGGATTAAGTTTTAATGAATTGATGCGCAAGCACGATCTGACTAAAAGTACACTTAGTAGATATATCCATGATTTATCACAAGAGATAGAAGAAACATTCGATGAGAAAGTTCATTTAATCCAAGATAGTCAGACCGGAACCTATCAAATTCAAACGAATGAATCGTATAGTGTGGGCTATTTGGTTGATTATCTTCACTTGTTTTATGTTGAAGAAAGCGGGATTTTTTTTATTCTAGATGAGTTGTTAAAGAATCATTATACGTCAATTGAAGCGATGGCTCTTGATTTGCATATGAGTAGTTCGTCAGTGTATAAACAATTACGGATGTTAAAACAAATGTTAACTCCTTTTGGCGGCAAGATTTCATTTGATCAACTAGCCAGTCCTATTACAGGGGATGAAATTGGGATTCGATTATTTTCTTTTTATTCTTATTGGTCAGTCTTTAAATCAACAGAATATGGCAATAAAAATTATCCTGATACATGGTGGGATATTAAGGCGATGGAAGAATATTTTGATCACACAGCCTCCTTGTCAGAGTCTCAACGAGCGAAATTGCGCTTTATACAATTGATTACATTTAAACGAGTACTTTGGCAGAAAAACTATATAGATATTTCTGATGAGTTCATGGCTGATATTGCTTATTTTGACACTAAAGACTTGGAGTTGTTACCGTTATTAAAAAAATTTCTTCCTAACGAATTATACCGCAGAGAAAGAGCATTGCTGTTATATGCAACACGAGGTTTGATCTATAATTTAGATTCGCAGGAAACAAAGAGAAAAATTGTTCAAAATTATCAGAAGTCATCATTACAAATCGCGGAATATACAACGAAATTGATGAAAGAAGTTCAGGAAAAATTTAAGCTAGACTATACAGCGGATGGATATATAAACTTTTATTTTTATTTGCTCATCTTGTTGATTTATATTAAGCACATTAATATAGATATTTCTGGTTATTATAAAAATGGACTCTCCTTTCACTCCATGATTGACTACGATGAAGCAAATGTAGCGATCTTCCAAGACATCGCAGAAATCATTCAAAAACAGGAATTCTATACAAAGATAAATAAGAAATCTTTAAAAGGTGTAAAATCCATTCTCACGCTGACCATTTATTCCGGCATTTATTTAAGCAAAAAAGCAGGTAATATGTCAATTTGTGTAATTTTTAATAACAATCTGATTTTGGCAGACGGGATCAAGAAAGTTATTCTAGATGTTTATAATCCAGACCGAATTATTTTCACCAATGATGTATTATCGGCAGATTTGGTTATTTCAGATTCGTATGAAGCAGTAGATCCACATACGAAACACTTTTATTTTGATGAACAATTGAACCCGGAGCAATGGGGGAAGATGATTGATGTCATCAATCAAATTTTTTATAAAACGATTTTTTAG
- a CDS encoding WxL domain-containing protein translates to MKANKILVGLTLVSMIFSGSIVVNAEEVNQKSTSDIGFTAPTEGALTLLNVADFDFGSNPISAKDEVYKNKAETATTVQDIRGTEAGWTVQVAEGGQLKAGEKELTNAQITLKTPTVSDKSTGSATAKTDVVLNTNGSSATILEATAGLGNGVTIESFGKDAAILEVPGETVKVAKQYETTLTWTLVDQPENN, encoded by the coding sequence ATGAAAGCAAACAAAATTTTAGTAGGACTTACATTAGTATCAATGATTTTTAGCGGAAGTATCGTAGTAAATGCAGAAGAGGTCAATCAAAAATCAACAAGTGATATCGGATTTACTGCACCAACAGAAGGAGCATTAACGTTATTAAATGTTGCTGACTTTGATTTTGGCTCTAATCCTATTTCAGCGAAAGATGAAGTATATAAAAATAAAGCAGAGACAGCTACAACCGTTCAAGATATTCGCGGAACAGAAGCTGGTTGGACTGTTCAAGTTGCTGAAGGCGGACAACTTAAAGCAGGAGAAAAAGAATTAACAAACGCTCAAATTACGTTGAAAACACCGACTGTATCAGATAAATCAACCGGTTCAGCTACTGCTAAAACAGATGTAGTGTTAAACACAAATGGTTCAAGTGCAACAATTTTAGAAGCTACCGCTGGACTTGGGAATGGTGTGACAATTGAAAGCTTTGGTAAGGATGCGGCTATTTTAGAAGTACCAGGAGAAACCGTCAAAGTAGCAAAACAATACGAAACAACATTAACATGGACATTGGTTGACCAACCAGAAAATAATTAA